The following are from one region of the Juglans regia cultivar Chandler chromosome 10, Walnut 2.0, whole genome shotgun sequence genome:
- the LOC118349560 gene encoding transcription factor MYB102-like has protein sequence MGRAPACCEKNGLKKGPWTPDEDLKLINHIQLHGPGNWRNLPKNAGLQRCGKSCRLRWTNYLRPDIKRGRFSFEEEETIIQLHSILGNKWSSIAARLPGRTDNEIKNYWNTHIRKRMLRMGIDPVTHAPRLDLLDLSSILSSSVCNPTILNVSNLLAGSQPLVNPEMLKLAAAILSLKQENLIPIARNLQENQIFDSLMQNQVQPLQLNQYQTPVLQQGLFSSEMSNQLVQANNLEGLCSKVATFGNCSDNSIPSDLNEDFVCHPNHGNCSSNPTVPDIQENSDFQSLYNSNQNFSFESVLSTPISSPTPMNSSSTFINSSTEDEKESYCSNLFKFEIPEGLDFDEFM, from the exons ATGGGAAGAGCACCAGCTTGTTGTGAGAAGAATGGGCTCAAGAAAGGTCCTTGGACTCCAGACGAAGATCTTAAGCTCATAAACCATATTCAGCTCCATGGTCCTGGCAACTGGAGAAACCTTCCAAAGAATGCTG GTTTGCAAAGATGTGGAAAGAGCTGTCGTTTGCGATGGACTAACTATTTGAGGCCTGATATCAAGAGGGGAAGATTCtcatttgaagaagaagagacaatAATCCAATTGCACAGTATCTTAGGAAACAA aTGGTCATCCATAGCCGCTCGATTACCGGGAAGAACTGATAATGAAATCAAGAATTACTGGAACACCCACATCAGAAAAAGGATGCTAAGAATGGGAATTGATCCTGTGACTCATGCTCCTCGCCTCGATCTTCTTGATCTATCCTCCATCCTAAGTTCATCTGTTTGCAACCCCACAATCCTCAATGTGTCAAACTTACTGGCCGGCTCTCAACCCCTTGTGAATCCAGAAATGTTAAAGCTAGCCGCCGCTATCTTGTCACTAAAACAGGAAAACCTAATACCCATAGCAAGAAATCTTCAGGAAAACCAGATTTTCGATTCCTTAATGCAAAACCAAGTCCAACCGTTACAGCTTAATCAGTATCAAACTCCAGTACTACAACAAGGGTTGTTCTCATCGGAGATGTCAAACCAACTCGTGCAAGCCAATAATTTAGAAGGGTTATGTTCGAAGGTGGCAACTTTTGGTAATTGCTCAGATAATTCGATACCTTCAGACTTGAATGAAGATTTTGTTTGCCACCCAAACCATGGGAATTGCAGCTCTAATCCTACGGTTCCTGATATACAAGAAAATTCAGATTTCCAGTCACTATACAATAGCAATCAGAATTTCAGCTTTGAGTCTGTTTTGTCAACACCAATATCAAGCCCTACTCCCATGAATTCATCTTCTACATTCATCAACAGCAGCACTGAAGATGAGAAAGAAAGCTACTGCAGCAACTTGTTTAAGTTCGAAATTCCAGAGGGCTTGGACTTCGATGAATTCATGTaa